In Enterobacter cloacae, the following are encoded in one genomic region:
- a CDS encoding transport permease protein, with the protein MFHRLWTLIRKELQSLLREPQTRVILVLPVLIQVFLFPFAATLEVTNATIAIYNEDSGKHSVELTQRFARAKAFTHILLLKSPQAIQPTIDTQKALLLVRFPADFSRNLDTFQTAPMQLILDGRNSNSAQIAANYLQQIVKNYQQELMEGKTKPNNSELVVRNWYNPNLDYKWFVVPSLIAMITTIGVMIVTSLSVAREREQGTLDQLLVSPLATWQIFVGKAVPALIVATFQATIVLGVGIWAYQIPFAGSLALFYCTMVIYGLSLVGFGLLISALCSTQQQAFIGVFVFMMPAILLSGYVSPVENMPVWLQDLTWINPIRHFTDITKQIYLKDASLDIIWGSLWPLLVIAATTGSVAYAMFRRNIA; encoded by the coding sequence ATGTTTCACCGTTTATGGACATTGATCCGCAAAGAGCTACAGTCGCTGCTGCGCGAGCCGCAGACCCGTGTCATTCTGGTTTTGCCGGTGTTGATACAGGTTTTTCTGTTCCCGTTCGCCGCGACGCTTGAGGTGACGAACGCTACCATTGCCATCTACAACGAAGACAGTGGCAAACATTCTGTCGAACTGACCCAGCGTTTTGCCCGGGCGAAGGCGTTTACCCACATCCTGTTGCTGAAAAGCCCGCAGGCGATCCAGCCCACCATTGACACGCAAAAAGCGTTGCTGCTGGTCCGGTTCCCGGCAGATTTCTCCCGCAACCTGGACACTTTCCAGACCGCACCGATGCAACTCATCCTCGACGGGCGTAACTCTAACAGTGCCCAGATAGCGGCTAATTACCTGCAACAGATAGTGAAAAATTACCAGCAGGAGCTGATGGAAGGTAAAACCAAACCCAATAACAGCGAGCTGGTAGTGCGCAACTGGTACAACCCAAATCTGGATTACAAGTGGTTTGTGGTGCCGTCGCTGATCGCCATGATCACCACCATTGGGGTGATGATTGTCACGTCACTTTCCGTCGCCCGCGAGCGCGAGCAAGGTACGCTTGACCAGCTTCTGGTTTCCCCTCTGGCAACCTGGCAGATTTTCGTCGGCAAAGCGGTTCCGGCGCTGATTGTCGCCACCTTCCAGGCCACTATCGTGCTGGGAGTTGGGATCTGGGCATACCAAATTCCGTTTGCCGGATCGCTGGCGCTGTTCTACTGCACGATGGTGATTTACGGGCTGTCGCTGGTTGGTTTTGGTTTGCTGATCTCGGCGCTTTGCTCGACACAGCAGCAGGCATTTATTGGCGTGTTCGTCTTTATGATGCCGGCGATTTTGCTCTCAGGTTATGTCTCTCCGGTTGAGAACATGCCGGTGTGGTTACAGGATCTGACGTGGATAAACCCGATTCGTCACTTTACGGACATCACCAAGCAAATCTATCTGAAGGATGCGAGTCTGGACATTATCTGGGGAAGTTTGTGGCCGCTACTGGTCATAGCGGCCACGACGGGGTCAGTGGCGTACGCGATGTTTAGACGAAACATTGCGTAG
- the clsB gene encoding cardiolipin synthase B, producing MRCVWREGNRITLLENGDNYYPAVFDAISRAREKVILETFIWFEDDVGRRLHAVLLRAALRGIKIDVLLDDYGSPDLSDDFVNALTSAGVVFRYYDPGSRLFGMRTNLFRRMHRKIVVVDEAMAFVGGINYSAEHMSDYGAEAKQDYAIQIEGPVVQDILLFELENLSGKEVSHHWWVRRHRPEENRHPGEAQALFVWRDNAEHRNDIEHHYLKMLAKAKHEVIIANAYFFPGYRLLHAMRNAARRGVRVKLIVQGEPDIPIVKVGARLLYNYLVKGGVQIYEYRRRPLHGKVALMDDHWATVGSSNLDPLSLSLNLEANLIIHDRQFNQTLRDNLQGLLDNDCVRVDDSMVPKRTWWNLGKSVLAFHFLRHFPAMVGWLPAHTPTLARVAPPVQPKMETQDRVEVEDGEKT from the coding sequence ATGAGATGCGTCTGGCGGGAAGGTAACCGCATTACGCTGCTGGAAAATGGTGATAACTACTATCCGGCGGTTTTTGATGCCATCAGCCGCGCGCGGGAGAAGGTGATCCTCGAGACCTTTATCTGGTTCGAAGACGACGTGGGGAGACGGTTGCATGCCGTGCTGTTGCGCGCCGCACTGCGTGGTATCAAAATCGACGTATTACTTGATGACTATGGTTCACCGGATCTTAGCGATGATTTCGTCAACGCGCTCACCTCGGCGGGCGTGGTGTTCCGCTACTACGATCCTGGATCTCGCCTGTTTGGTATGCGCACTAACCTCTTTCGCCGGATGCACCGCAAAATTGTGGTTGTGGATGAAGCGATGGCGTTCGTCGGCGGCATTAACTATTCCGCTGAACATATGTCCGACTATGGAGCAGAGGCCAAACAGGATTACGCCATTCAAATTGAAGGCCCCGTGGTTCAGGACATCTTGCTGTTCGAACTGGAAAACCTGTCGGGTAAAGAGGTCTCCCACCACTGGTGGGTACGCCGCCATCGCCCCGAAGAGAACCGGCATCCCGGAGAAGCGCAGGCGCTGTTTGTCTGGCGGGATAACGCTGAGCACCGGAACGATATCGAACATCACTACCTGAAAATGCTGGCGAAGGCGAAGCATGAAGTCATCATTGCCAATGCCTATTTCTTCCCCGGCTATCGCCTGCTTCACGCCATGCGTAACGCCGCCCGACGCGGCGTGCGCGTAAAACTGATTGTGCAGGGTGAGCCGGATATACCGATTGTGAAGGTCGGTGCGCGCCTGCTCTACAACTATCTGGTGAAAGGCGGCGTACAAATCTATGAATATCGCCGCCGACCGCTGCACGGCAAGGTCGCGCTGATGGACGATCACTGGGCGACCGTCGGCTCCAGTAATCTTGATCCGCTGAGTTTATCCCTTAATCTGGAAGCCAACCTGATCATTCACGATCGCCAGTTTAATCAGACCCTGCGCGATAACCTGCAGGGTCTGCTCGACAATGACTGTGTGCGTGTGGATGACTCGATGGTACCGAAACGCACCTGGTGGAATCTCGGAAAAAGCGTGCTGGCGTTCCACTTCCTGCGTCATTTCCCGGCGATGGTGGGCTGGCTGCCCGCTCATACACCAACGCTGGCACGTGTGGCTCCCCCTGTGCAGCCCAAAATGGAAACTCAGGATCGCGTAGAGGTGGAAGACGGAGAGAAAACCTGA
- the moaD gene encoding molybdopterin synthase sulfur carrier subunit: protein MIKVLFFAQVRELVNTDSLTLDAPFDDVAALRTHLAAQSDRWALALDEGKLLAAVNQTLVEFTHPLTAGDEVAFFPPVTGG from the coding sequence ATGATTAAGGTTCTCTTTTTTGCGCAGGTACGCGAGCTGGTCAATACCGACAGCCTGACGCTCGATGCTCCCTTTGACGATGTTGCCGCACTTCGCACGCATCTGGCCGCGCAAAGCGACCGCTGGGCGCTGGCGCTGGATGAAGGTAAGTTGCTGGCCGCGGTGAATCAGACGCTGGTCGAGTTTACCCATCCGCTCACGGCAGGGGATGAAGTCGCTTTCTTCCCGCCGGTCACAGGAGGCTGA
- a CDS encoding ABC transporter ATP-binding protein, with amino-acid sequence MNDTVIQLNNLVKRFAGLDKPAVAPLNCTIQKGYVTGLVGPDGAGKTTLMRMLAGLLKPDDGSASVLGLDPIHDDSALHAMLGYMPQKFGLYEDLTVMENLNLYADLRSVTGETRQKTFARLLEFTSLGPFTGRLAGKLSGGMKQKLGLACTLVGEPKVLLLDEPGVGVDPISRRELWQMVHELAGDGMLILWSTSYLDEAEQCRDVLLMNEGELLYQGEPTTLTQSMAGRSFLLHSPQESNRKLLQRVLRLPLVSDGMIQGRSVRVILKKGATAADIRHAPGIPEIDLEETAPRFEDAFIDLLGGAGTSESPLGAILHTVDGTPGETVIEAKSLTKKFGDFAATDNVNFAVKRGEIFGLLGPNGAGKSTTFKMMCGLLVPTSGKALVLDMDLKVSSGKARQHLGYMAQKFSLYGNLTVEQNLRFFSGVYGLRGRAQNEKISRMCEAFGLSNIASHATDELPLGFKQRLALACSLMHEPDILFLDEPTSGVDPLTRREFWLHINSMVEKGVTVMVTTHFMDEAEYCDRIGLVYRGKLIAHGTPDSLKTQAADDSQPDPTMEQAFITLIHDWDKEHTDAQ; translated from the coding sequence ATGAATGACACGGTTATCCAGCTCAACAATCTGGTAAAACGCTTCGCGGGCCTGGATAAACCGGCCGTTGCCCCGCTGAACTGTACCATCCAGAAAGGCTATGTGACCGGGCTGGTCGGCCCGGATGGTGCAGGCAAAACCACGCTGATGCGAATGCTGGCGGGGCTACTGAAGCCCGATGACGGCAGCGCCAGCGTACTCGGCCTCGACCCCATCCACGACGACAGTGCGCTCCACGCCATGCTGGGTTATATGCCACAGAAATTTGGTCTGTATGAAGACCTGACGGTGATGGAAAACCTGAATCTGTACGCCGACCTGCGCAGCGTTACCGGTGAGACCCGGCAAAAAACCTTCGCTCGTCTGCTGGAATTTACCTCACTTGGCCCATTCACTGGCCGGCTGGCAGGCAAGCTCTCCGGCGGGATGAAGCAGAAGCTGGGGCTGGCCTGTACACTGGTGGGAGAGCCGAAGGTGCTGCTGCTGGATGAACCCGGCGTGGGTGTCGACCCGATTTCACGCCGCGAACTGTGGCAGATGGTGCATGAACTGGCAGGTGACGGAATGCTGATCCTCTGGAGCACCTCTTATCTCGATGAAGCCGAGCAATGCCGCGACGTGCTGCTGATGAACGAAGGCGAACTGCTCTACCAGGGTGAACCCACAACGCTGACGCAAAGCATGGCCGGACGCAGCTTCCTGCTGCACAGCCCGCAGGAGTCCAACCGCAAGCTGCTGCAGCGGGTGCTCAGGCTACCGCTGGTCAGCGACGGGATGATTCAGGGCCGCTCCGTGCGCGTGATCCTCAAAAAAGGGGCCACGGCAGCGGATATTCGCCACGCACCGGGCATACCGGAAATAGACCTTGAAGAGACAGCGCCACGCTTTGAAGATGCGTTTATCGATCTGCTGGGCGGCGCGGGCACATCGGAATCACCACTGGGCGCTATCCTGCACACGGTCGACGGTACGCCCGGTGAAACGGTGATCGAAGCGAAATCCCTCACGAAGAAGTTCGGCGATTTTGCTGCCACCGATAACGTCAATTTCGCCGTGAAGCGCGGTGAGATTTTTGGCCTGCTCGGCCCAAACGGGGCAGGAAAATCCACCACCTTTAAGATGATGTGTGGGCTGCTGGTCCCCACCTCCGGCAAAGCGCTGGTGCTGGATATGGATCTGAAGGTCAGCTCCGGTAAAGCGCGTCAGCATCTGGGTTATATGGCGCAGAAATTCTCGCTGTACGGCAACCTGACGGTCGAGCAAAACCTGCGCTTTTTCTCCGGCGTTTACGGCCTGCGCGGACGGGCGCAAAACGAGAAAATCAGCCGCATGTGTGAGGCCTTTGGCCTGTCGAACATAGCGTCCCACGCCACCGACGAACTGCCGCTTGGATTCAAACAGCGGCTGGCGCTGGCCTGCTCGCTGATGCATGAACCGGATATTCTGTTTCTCGATGAGCCGACCTCGGGCGTGGATCCCCTCACCCGTCGCGAGTTCTGGTTGCACATCAACAGCATGGTGGAAAAAGGGGTGACGGTGATGGTCACTACCCACTTCATGGATGAAGCGGAATACTGCGACCGCATCGGGCTGGTCTATCGCGGCAAACTGATTGCCCACGGTACACCGGACTCGCTCAAAACGCAGGCCGCAGACGACAGCCAGCCCGACCCAACGATGGAGCAGGCATTTATCACCCTCATCCACGACTGGGATAAGGAGCATACCGATGCGCAGTAA
- a CDS encoding membrane protein: protein MKWQQRVRVATGLSCWQIMLHLLVVAVLVMGWMSGTLVRVGLGLCVLYGVTVLSMLFLQRHHEARWREVGDVLEELTTTWYFGAAMIVLWLLSRVLQNNLLLALAGLAILAGPAVVSLLTKEKKLRNVSSKHRVRH, encoded by the coding sequence ATGAAGTGGCAACAACGCGTTCGTGTCGCAACTGGCCTGAGTTGCTGGCAGATAATGTTGCATTTACTGGTCGTGGCCGTACTGGTGATGGGCTGGATGAGCGGCACGCTGGTGCGTGTTGGCCTGGGATTATGTGTGCTTTACGGCGTAACCGTGCTGTCGATGCTGTTCTTACAGCGTCACCATGAAGCACGCTGGCGCGAAGTGGGTGATGTGCTCGAAGAGCTCACCACCACCTGGTATTTTGGTGCGGCGATGATCGTTCTGTGGCTACTGTCACGCGTGCTGCAAAACAACCTGTTGCTGGCCCTGGCCGGTCTGGCCATTCTTGCAGGGCCTGCGGTTGTCTCTTTACTTACCAAAGAGAAAAAGCTACGCAATGTTTCGTCTAAACATCGCGTACGCCACTGA
- the moaE gene encoding molybdopterin guanine dinucleotide biosynthesis protein MoaE — protein MAETRILVDHARFNVGTEYSWLAERDEDGAVVTFTGKVRNHNLGDSVKALTLEHYPGMTEKSLAEIVGQARSRWPLGRVTVIHRIGEMWPGEEIVFVGVTSAHRSSAFAAGEFIMDYLKTKAPFWKREATPEGDRWVESRDSDKQAAGRW, from the coding sequence ATGGCGGAAACCCGAATTCTGGTCGACCACGCGCGTTTTAATGTCGGAACAGAATACAGCTGGCTGGCCGAACGTGATGAAGATGGTGCGGTTGTCACCTTCACCGGCAAAGTGCGTAACCACAACCTCGGCGACAGCGTGAAGGCACTGACGCTTGAGCACTATCCGGGCATGACGGAAAAATCGCTTGCGGAGATTGTCGGGCAGGCGCGCAGCCGCTGGCCGCTCGGACGGGTGACGGTTATCCACCGTATTGGTGAGATGTGGCCGGGTGAAGAGATTGTTTTTGTTGGGGTCACCAGCGCCCATCGCAGCAGCGCGTTCGCAGCAGGGGAATTCATTATGGATTACCTCAAGACCAAAGCACCATTCTGGAAGCGTGAAGCAACACCAGAGGGGGACCGCTGGGTTGAGTCGCGTGACAGCGACAAACAAGCGGCCGGCCGTTGGTAG
- the moaC gene encoding cyclic pyranopterin monophosphate synthase accessory protein, translating into MSQLTHINAAGEAHMVDVSAKAETVREARAEAFVTMLPETLAMIIDGSHHKGDVFATARIAGIQAAKRTWDLIPLCHPLMLSKVEVNLQAQPEHNRVRIESLCRLTGKTGVEMEALTAASVAALTIYDMCKAVQKDMVIGPLRLLAKSGGKSGDFKVDSHD; encoded by the coding sequence ATGTCGCAACTGACCCACATTAATGCCGCGGGTGAAGCCCATATGGTGGATGTCTCCGCCAAAGCGGAAACGGTACGTGAGGCACGCGCCGAAGCGTTTGTCACCATGCTGCCAGAGACGCTGGCGATGATTATCGACGGCAGCCACCACAAGGGCGATGTCTTTGCCACCGCCCGCATTGCCGGGATCCAGGCGGCGAAACGGACCTGGGACTTAATCCCGTTATGTCATCCGCTGATGCTGAGCAAGGTGGAGGTGAATCTTCAGGCGCAGCCAGAGCATAACCGGGTGCGCATTGAGTCGCTGTGTCGTTTAACCGGTAAAACCGGTGTTGAGATGGAAGCCCTGACTGCGGCGTCGGTTGCTGCGCTGACCATCTACGATATGTGCAAGGCCGTGCAGAAAGACATGGTGATTGGCCCGCTTCGCCTGCTGGCGAAAAGTGGCGGCAAATCCGGTGATTTTAAGGTGGACAGCCATGATTAA
- a CDS encoding membrane protein codes for MRSNAISWRRVRALCVKETRQIVRDPSSWLIAVVIPLMLLFIFGYGINLDSSKLRVGILLEQQSKEALDFTHAMTGSPYIDATISDNRQALIQKMQAGKIRGLVVIPVDFDANMARANTDAPIQVITDGSEPNTANFVQGYVEGIWQLWQMQRAEDRGETFEPLIDVQTRYWFNPAAISQHFIIPGAVTIIMTVIGAILTSLVIAREWERGTMEALLSTEVTRAELLLCKLIPYYFLGMLAMLLCMLVSVFILGVPYRGSLVLLFFITSLFLLSTLGMGLLISTVTRNQFNAAQVALNAAFLPSIMLSGFIFQIDSMPAVIRAVTYIIPARYFVSTLQSLFLAGNIPLVLIINTLFLMASATMFIGLTWVKTKRRLD; via the coding sequence ATGCGCAGTAACGCTATTTCGTGGCGCAGGGTGCGCGCATTGTGCGTCAAAGAGACACGCCAGATTGTGCGTGACCCCAGTAGCTGGCTGATTGCCGTGGTGATCCCCCTGATGCTGCTGTTTATCTTTGGCTACGGGATCAACCTTGATTCGAGCAAGCTGCGGGTGGGCATTTTACTGGAACAGCAGAGCAAAGAAGCGCTGGACTTCACCCATGCCATGACCGGATCCCCCTATATTGACGCCACCATCAGCGACAATCGCCAGGCGTTGATCCAGAAGATGCAGGCCGGGAAAATTCGCGGGCTGGTGGTGATCCCGGTAGATTTCGACGCCAATATGGCGCGGGCGAATACCGACGCCCCCATTCAGGTGATCACCGACGGTAGCGAGCCAAACACGGCTAATTTCGTGCAGGGTTATGTGGAAGGCATCTGGCAGCTCTGGCAAATGCAGCGAGCCGAGGACAGAGGCGAAACGTTTGAACCGCTGATCGACGTGCAGACACGTTACTGGTTTAACCCCGCCGCCATCAGCCAGCATTTTATTATTCCGGGCGCGGTCACCATCATCATGACGGTAATTGGCGCGATCCTCACCTCGCTGGTGATTGCCCGCGAGTGGGAGCGCGGCACAATGGAAGCACTGCTCTCGACTGAGGTGACGCGGGCAGAGCTGCTGCTCTGCAAACTCATCCCCTACTACTTCCTCGGCATGCTGGCGATGCTGCTTTGCATGCTGGTGTCGGTATTTATCCTCGGTGTGCCGTATCGCGGCTCGCTGGTGCTGCTCTTTTTCATCACCAGCCTGTTTCTGCTGAGCACGCTGGGGATGGGGCTGCTCATCTCGACCGTGACCCGTAACCAGTTTAACGCCGCCCAGGTGGCGCTCAATGCCGCCTTTTTACCGTCGATTATGCTGTCCGGGTTTATCTTTCAGATAGACAGTATGCCCGCCGTGATCCGCGCGGTGACGTACATTATTCCGGCGCGTTACTTTGTGAGTACGTTGCAAAGCCTGTTCCTGGCGGGGAATATTCCGCTGGTGCTGATTATCAACACCCTGTTTCTGATGGCCTCGGCGACGATGTTCATTGGGTTGACGTGGGTGAAGACCAAACGGCGACTGGATTAA
- a CDS encoding membrane protein — MDRFPRSDSIVQQTRSGLQTYMAQVYGWMTVGLLLTAFIAWYAANTPELMMFIFSSKITFFGLIIAQLALVFVLSGMVQKLSAGMATTLFMLYSALTGLTLSSIFIVYTYSSIASTFVVTGGMFGAMSLWGYTTKRDLSGFGSMLLMGLIGIVLASLVNLWLKSEALMWAVTYIGVLVFVGLTAYDTQKLKNIGEQIDVRDSSNLRKYSILGALTLYLDFINLFLMLLRILGNRR; from the coding sequence ATGGACCGATTTCCGCGTTCCGATTCGATAGTACAGCAGACCCGTAGCGGACTGCAGACGTATATGGCTCAGGTGTATGGCTGGATGACGGTCGGCTTACTGCTGACGGCGTTTATCGCGTGGTATGCGGCCAATACGCCTGAACTGATGATGTTTATCTTCTCCAGCAAAATCACCTTCTTTGGGCTGATTATTGCACAGCTGGCGCTGGTGTTTGTCCTGTCGGGAATGGTGCAGAAGCTCAGCGCCGGAATGGCAACCACGCTGTTTATGCTCTATTCGGCACTGACGGGGCTAACGCTCTCCAGCATTTTTATCGTCTATACCTACTCGTCCATCGCCAGTACGTTTGTGGTGACCGGTGGGATGTTTGGCGCGATGAGCCTGTGGGGTTACACCACCAAACGTGACCTGAGCGGTTTTGGCAGTATGCTGCTGATGGGGCTGATTGGGATTGTGCTGGCGTCGCTGGTTAACCTGTGGCTGAAGAGCGAAGCGCTGATGTGGGCCGTGACCTACATTGGGGTGCTGGTCTTCGTCGGGCTGACGGCATACGACACGCAGAAGCTGAAGAACATTGGCGAGCAGATTGACGTGCGCGACAGCTCAAACCTGCGCAAATACTCCATTCTGGGTGCGCTGACGCTGTATCTGGACTTCATCAACCTGTTCCTGATGCTGCTGCGTATTCTGGGCAACCGTCGCTAA